A single region of the Corynebacterium halotolerans YIM 70093 = DSM 44683 genome encodes:
- a CDS encoding SURF1 family protein, translated as MPVSSTLERRYGRAPQKKSWRTFLRPGWVFGVLAIIAFSYFAFTFLAPWQLNKDDDIVERNEQIEAAFEVEPVPAGEVFDAQGRLESGEEWARVILEGRYLAEDEVLMRNRPVDSSPAFHALTPFQLNSGEVILVNRGFKPPFEGGVPPIDTPPAGEQSIIGHARFNEQAPVSTPIEDQGYRQVYGINTEQIAEVTGTDLAEDYVQLAEGQAGEINAIPVPMLDRGSHLSYAFQWIAFGIMAPLGLGYFIWAELKERRRMRREEVELAGGTASSQQTEDPQDGETESAPMGTARTVLLENGTDSVVQAEAATSASAGARSRMLHDRYGDSQPNHSRKFVRRQRERF; from the coding sequence ATGCCTGTGAGCAGCACACTTGAGCGCAGGTACGGTCGGGCCCCACAGAAGAAGAGTTGGAGGACATTCCTCCGGCCCGGCTGGGTGTTCGGTGTCCTGGCGATTATCGCCTTCTCCTATTTCGCCTTCACCTTCCTCGCCCCCTGGCAGCTGAATAAGGACGATGACATCGTCGAGCGCAACGAGCAGATCGAGGCCGCCTTCGAGGTCGAGCCCGTTCCCGCCGGGGAGGTCTTCGACGCCCAGGGACGTCTCGAGTCCGGGGAGGAGTGGGCACGGGTGATTCTCGAGGGTCGTTACCTGGCAGAGGATGAGGTGTTGATGCGCAACCGTCCGGTCGACTCCTCCCCCGCCTTTCACGCCCTGACCCCCTTCCAACTGAACTCCGGTGAGGTTATCCTGGTCAACCGTGGTTTCAAGCCGCCGTTCGAGGGCGGTGTCCCACCGATTGACACCCCGCCGGCCGGTGAGCAGTCCATCATCGGCCATGCCCGCTTTAACGAGCAGGCGCCGGTGTCCACCCCGATTGAAGATCAGGGCTACCGCCAGGTCTACGGCATCAATACTGAACAGATCGCCGAGGTGACCGGCACGGATCTGGCGGAGGACTACGTGCAGCTCGCCGAGGGGCAGGCCGGGGAGATCAACGCCATCCCGGTGCCCATGCTCGACCGCGGCTCGCACCTGTCCTACGCCTTCCAATGGATCGCCTTCGGCATCATGGCCCCGCTCGGCCTAGGTTATTTCATCTGGGCGGAGCTGAAGGAACGCCGCCGTATGCGCCGCGAGGAGGTCGAGCTCGCCGGCGGCACCGCATCCTCCCAACAGACCGAGGATCCACAGGACGGGGAGACGGAGTCGGCCCCGATGGGTACCGCTCGCACCGTCCTCTTGGAGAACGGCACCGACAGTGTCGTCCAGGCCGAAGCCGCTACTTCCGCATCCGCCGGTGCCCGTTCACGCATGTTGCACGACCGCTACGGCGACAGCCAGCCGAACCACTCCCGGAAGTTCGTCCGCCGCCAGCGCGAGCGGTTCTAA
- a CDS encoding DDE-type integrase/transposase/recombinase: MSIDRGQVGRLMEITGIRGVSRGMHRKRTTVTNPAYRRHPDGVNRQWTYPSHLDQWWIADFTYVWTSKGFCYVAFIADAYSRMILGWVVTMVMDTRMVLMALEHSLFPAGARSWTSPPPASSTTRTRELAAHHHGRTDQTPPPLPRTLVTTLY; encoded by the coding sequence ATGAGCATTGACCGTGGCCAGGTCGGACGGCTGATGGAGATCACCGGAATCCGCGGTGTGTCCCGGGGGATGCACCGGAAGAGAACGACGGTGACCAATCCTGCATACCGCCGGCACCCGGACGGGGTCAACCGCCAGTGGACCTACCCGTCGCACCTGGATCAGTGGTGGATCGCGGACTTCACCTACGTGTGGACCAGCAAGGGATTCTGCTACGTAGCTTTCATTGCCGACGCGTACTCGCGGATGATCCTCGGCTGGGTCGTGACCATGGTCATGGACACCCGGATGGTGCTCATGGCCCTGGAGCATTCCCTGTTTCCCGCCGGCGCACGAAGCTGGACTTCACCTCCACCGGCATCGTCCACCACTCGGACCCGTGAACTGGCAGCTCATCACCACGGACGCACGGATCAAACTCCGCCACCTCTACCCAGAACATTAGTCACGACACTCTACTAG
- a CDS encoding IS3 family transposase, which produces MARPSRYDAATQERAVRMYFERLEEGGISKAPARREIGELLGVKESTLRNWIHKQEKQAEAPEPGSLSYEQLQAAYDEQAKEVAKLRRANEILKTASAFFTQA; this is translated from the coding sequence ATGGCACGACCGAGCCGGTACGACGCAGCCACGCAGGAGCGCGCGGTGCGCATGTACTTCGAGCGCCTCGAGGAAGGCGGCATCTCCAAGGCGCCTGCTCGCCGGGAGATCGGTGAACTTCTCGGCGTGAAGGAATCCACGCTGCGCAACTGGATCCACAAACAGGAAAAGCAGGCCGAAGCTCCTGAGCCCGGTTCCCTGTCCTACGAGCAGCTCCAGGCCGCTTACGACGAGCAGGCCAAGGAAGTAGCCAAGCTGCGACGCGCCAATGAGATTTTGAAGACGGCGTCGGCTTTTTTCACCCAGGCTTAA
- a CDS encoding ZIP family metal transporter has product MQGFALVLVLAALPAAGNFLGGLASEVFKISERALSLALHLAAGIVLAVVGLELMPEAFNAQQPWAPVLSFAVGGVLFMGIERLIGIVQNKLKMGEHTTGPLAIFSGVSLDLFSDGVMIGTATVLNPSLGLLLALGQVPADFPEGFAAVASMRQAGIRRRVRILMALSFVIPIFLGATIGYFALRDAPDIITLSVLAMTGGVLTSVVVEEMMTEAHESETSRFGPLFLTVGFALFALISVYLGF; this is encoded by the coding sequence ATGCAGGGATTTGCGCTTGTACTGGTATTAGCTGCGTTGCCAGCAGCCGGTAACTTTCTTGGTGGGCTGGCCTCGGAAGTATTCAAGATCTCTGAACGGGCCTTGAGCCTGGCCCTGCACTTGGCCGCTGGCATTGTATTGGCCGTCGTAGGTCTGGAGCTGATGCCTGAGGCCTTCAACGCGCAACAGCCGTGGGCCCCAGTTCTTTCCTTTGCGGTGGGTGGAGTGCTGTTCATGGGCATCGAAAGGCTTATCGGTATTGTGCAGAACAAGCTCAAAATGGGCGAACACACCACTGGCCCGTTGGCCATCTTTTCCGGCGTTTCGCTGGACCTGTTCAGCGACGGTGTCATGATTGGTACCGCCACAGTGCTCAACCCCTCCCTGGGTTTATTGCTCGCTCTCGGACAAGTCCCCGCTGACTTCCCCGAAGGCTTCGCCGCTGTCGCTTCCATGCGCCAGGCAGGCATACGCCGCCGTGTGCGCATCCTTATGGCGCTCAGCTTCGTGATCCCGATCTTTCTCGGGGCCACCATCGGGTACTTCGCCTTACGCGATGCTCCAGACATCATCACCCTGTCTGTGCTCGCCATGACCGGTGGTGTACTGACCAGTGTTGTCGTCGAGGAAATGATGACCGAGGCGCACGAGAGCGAAACCAGCCGTTTCGGCCCGCTCTTCCTCACCGTCGGCTTCGCACTGTTTGCCCTGATCTCGGTCTATCTCGGTTTCTGA
- a CDS encoding heavy metal translocating P-type ATPase, with amino-acid sequence MDACCAPATSPAEKDNEEHTPWWRDRAILIPAVSGLTLLTGLILEWFVPGAGLVATALFWVSLLLGASQFVPGALKSLFIRGKLGIGLLMTISAIGAVLLGFIEEAAALAFLYSIAEALEDRAMDKARSGLRALLALLPSTATIIAAHGATRTVPVEDLVPGDVLRLAAGERLATDGVIRSGHSSLDVSAITGESIPVQVGPDDAVLAGSINTTGALEVEATAAGMDNSLTTVVELVERAQNEKGQRARIADRLARPLVPGVLILAILVAVIGSLLGDPGVWIERALVVLVAASPCALAISVPVTVVSGIGAASKFGVVIKSGAAFERLGGIRHLALDKTGTLTRNQPTVAELLTTDGIVRADVLGWAAALESHSTHPLASAITAATRQAPAAQQVAEAAGQGITGVIDGAQIAVGSPRWLAPGPLATQVEALESQGMTVVIVHRDDRPVGAVGVRDELRPETPTVIKTLTREGFGSTMLTGDNTRTATALAVEAGIQDVRAQLRPEDKAQAVADLAERGPVAMIGDGINDAPALASADIGIAMGATGSDAAIESADVAFTGDDLRLIPRALHHARLGRSIINQNIFLSLAIIIVLLPLAITGVLGLAAVVLVHEVAEVIVIANGLRAARAPHPTPAPDEAVRMPRHEQAENKART; translated from the coding sequence ATGGACGCCTGTTGCGCACCCGCCACGAGCCCTGCGGAAAAAGACAACGAGGAGCACACCCCCTGGTGGCGTGACCGGGCCATCCTCATCCCCGCAGTCTCCGGCCTGACCCTGCTGACGGGCCTGATCTTGGAGTGGTTTGTCCCCGGGGCAGGGCTGGTGGCCACCGCCCTGTTTTGGGTCTCCCTGTTACTGGGTGCCTCCCAGTTCGTCCCCGGAGCCCTGAAGAGTCTGTTCATCCGAGGAAAACTGGGAATTGGGTTGCTGATGACCATCAGCGCCATCGGCGCCGTGCTCCTCGGGTTCATCGAGGAGGCCGCGGCCCTGGCCTTCCTCTACTCCATTGCCGAGGCACTGGAGGACCGGGCGATGGACAAGGCCCGCTCGGGTTTGCGTGCTCTGCTGGCCCTGCTCCCCTCGACCGCGACCATCATTGCCGCCCATGGGGCCACCCGCACCGTACCGGTCGAAGATCTCGTTCCCGGTGACGTGCTGCGGCTGGCTGCCGGTGAACGCCTGGCCACAGACGGGGTCATCCGCTCCGGGCACAGCAGCCTGGATGTCTCGGCGATCACTGGTGAATCCATCCCCGTCCAGGTCGGCCCCGACGATGCGGTGTTGGCCGGGTCGATCAACACCACCGGCGCCCTCGAAGTCGAGGCCACTGCCGCGGGCATGGACAACTCCTTGACCACCGTGGTTGAACTGGTCGAGCGGGCGCAGAACGAGAAGGGACAGCGGGCGCGCATTGCCGACCGGCTGGCCCGGCCCCTGGTGCCAGGTGTGCTCATCCTGGCCATCCTGGTGGCCGTCATCGGTTCCTTGCTGGGTGATCCGGGCGTGTGGATTGAACGTGCCCTGGTGGTCCTGGTTGCGGCCTCTCCGTGTGCGCTGGCGATTTCGGTGCCGGTCACGGTGGTCTCGGGAATCGGTGCGGCCAGCAAGTTCGGCGTGGTCATCAAGTCCGGCGCCGCCTTCGAGCGCCTCGGCGGCATCCGGCACCTGGCCCTGGACAAAACCGGCACCCTGACCCGCAACCAGCCCACCGTCGCGGAGCTACTGACCACCGACGGCATCGTCCGGGCGGATGTTCTCGGCTGGGCCGCGGCACTTGAGTCCCATAGCACCCACCCGCTGGCATCCGCGATCACCGCCGCCACACGCCAGGCACCGGCCGCTCAGCAGGTCGCCGAGGCCGCCGGTCAGGGGATCACCGGGGTTATCGACGGGGCACAGATCGCGGTCGGCAGCCCCCGCTGGCTTGCCCCCGGTCCCCTGGCCACCCAGGTCGAGGCCCTGGAGAGCCAGGGCATGACCGTGGTCATCGTCCACCGCGACGACCGGCCCGTCGGTGCGGTCGGGGTGCGCGATGAACTGCGCCCGGAAACCCCCACCGTCATCAAGACGCTCACCCGTGAGGGTTTCGGGAGCACCATGCTCACCGGTGACAACACGCGTACCGCCACTGCTTTGGCCGTCGAGGCCGGCATCCAGGACGTTCGGGCGCAGCTGCGCCCGGAGGACAAGGCCCAGGCGGTGGCCGACCTGGCCGAGCGGGGCCCGGTGGCGATGATCGGCGACGGCATCAACGACGCTCCCGCCCTAGCATCGGCCGATATCGGCATTGCCATGGGTGCCACGGGCTCAGATGCCGCGATCGAGTCCGCGGATGTGGCGTTTACCGGTGATGACCTGCGCCTGATCCCCCGGGCCCTGCACCACGCCCGCCTGGGACGGTCGATTATCAATCAGAATATTTTTCTGTCCCTGGCGATCATCATTGTCCTGCTCCCCCTGGCGATCACCGGCGTGCTGGGACTGGCCGCCGTTGTCCTGGTCCATGAGGTCGCCGAGGTCATTGTCATCGCCAACGGGCTGCGGGCTGCGCGCGCCCCACACCCAACACCTGCCCCAGACGAGGCCGTCAGAATGCCTAGGCACGAGCAGGCAGAGAACAAGGCCCGGACCTAA
- the cmtR gene encoding Cd(II)/Pb(II)-sensing metalloregulatory transcriptional regulator CmtR, with amino-acid sequence MLTIAPRLDVMNRLGRAMADPTRSRILLSLLEAPGYPAQLAETLGLTRTNVSNHLACLRDCGIVVAEPEGRRTRYEIVDAHLTTALNTLLETTLAVDEDAVCLDPQCPVAGCCDVDEGR; translated from the coding sequence ATGCTGACTATTGCCCCCCGTCTCGATGTGATGAACCGCCTGGGCCGGGCCATGGCCGATCCCACCCGATCCCGGATCTTGCTGTCCCTGCTGGAGGCCCCTGGATATCCGGCCCAGCTGGCCGAAACGCTGGGATTGACGCGAACGAATGTGTCGAACCATCTGGCCTGTTTGCGTGATTGCGGGATCGTCGTCGCCGAGCCGGAGGGACGACGCACCCGATATGAGATCGTCGACGCCCACCTGACGACGGCATTGAACACTCTGCTAGAGACCACCCTGGCCGTCGACGAGGACGCCGTCTGTCTAGACCCCCAATGCCCGGTCGCCGGCTGCTGCGATGTGGACGAGGGGCGGTAA
- a CDS encoding copper resistance CopC family protein gives MIISLMPPRRVLAAVVAAGVVAFAAAPAVLAHDAVIGGNPADGAVVEEFPPSIELEFSGLPREGFSTLAITDQNSGEVLFSGEPTIDGQSVVLDLPADVGAGPGDYTVGFQIISSDGHATRNATTFTVAGDAAQPADTATTNAGADQTENTEEPEETATAGNAVEEDASRFNNPIVLTLAGLAIFGVIAGVSMLIVRGRDMP, from the coding sequence GTGATCATCTCCCTCATGCCCCCTCGTCGTGTGCTGGCCGCTGTGGTGGCGGCCGGTGTCGTGGCTTTCGCCGCCGCCCCGGCGGTGCTGGCGCACGACGCCGTGATCGGCGGCAACCCCGCGGACGGTGCGGTGGTGGAGGAGTTCCCACCCAGCATTGAGCTGGAGTTCTCGGGGCTTCCCCGGGAGGGTTTCAGCACCTTGGCCATCACGGACCAAAACTCCGGTGAGGTCCTGTTCAGTGGCGAGCCGACTATCGACGGCCAGTCGGTGGTCCTCGATTTGCCTGCGGATGTGGGCGCTGGGCCCGGTGACTACACCGTCGGTTTCCAGATCATCTCCTCCGACGGCCACGCCACCCGTAACGCGACGACCTTCACCGTCGCTGGCGATGCGGCGCAACCAGCTGATACCGCCACGACAAACGCCGGCGCCGATCAGACGGAGAACACAGAGGAGCCGGAAGAGACCGCGACCGCGGGAAATGCCGTCGAGGAGGACGCCTCTAGATTCAATAATCCGATAGTCTTGACCCTCGCGGGGTTGGCCATCTTTGGTGTCATCGCCGGTGTCAGCATGCTGATCGTCCGAGGTCGCGACATGCCTTAA
- a CDS encoding bifunctional copper resistance protein CopD/cytochrome c oxidase assembly protein gives MRPIWPLYLLFLVVAGAIGGTIAYSFLGESLAALGIPDPGIATTFGLPFFRAVGWMLAALSAGSFLFAAFLISPRLPGGDNARLTGASLTVDGHLASRTGAVAALCFGLVALLMIPLVLSDVSGTPLVQTLGPEALAVALEQVAMAQVWLIVALIALVTGATGLMSRSWITQPLLLLGSILMIIPLGLTGHSSSGGDHDFGTNSYLWHLIFLVLWVGGLMALLAHGRRLGPDLDIALRRYSAIALFSIIVMAVSGLVNASIRIEFSDWFTTRYGLIIVAKTVGVIILGIFGWLHRAWVVPKVQADPTDRRLFHQVAIVEVLVMAAVTGIAITMGRTPPPPPREPNLSQMATQLGYELYDKPTILNVWGMWRFDLLFGTLALLLAAGYLHGVYRARRTGKSWATGRTIWWLLGCTALLVTMSSGIGLNMAATFSAHMVGHIILSLVVPVLLVLGAPLTLLMTAYDSGPPDRPGIYDWVRAFTRSRLVGIITHPVVNTVQFLVFFYVMYLLIPLYELMISEHAGHLIMNTVLLVSGCFYFWGMLGPDPIPYRRPAPVRLGWLAASLPVHLIFGIYLLQLDTILGEEFYRSLLLPWELDLLADQHTAVLFWAAGMVPLAVVAFLLIRQWPGAGGDARGSEEKTTTDTGERSLVHHDSPGTGTP, from the coding sequence GTGCGCCCCATCTGGCCGCTGTACCTGCTCTTCCTCGTCGTCGCCGGTGCAATCGGCGGGACGATTGCCTACAGCTTCCTCGGCGAGTCCCTCGCAGCCCTGGGGATTCCCGACCCCGGCATCGCCACCACCTTCGGACTGCCGTTTTTCCGCGCGGTCGGCTGGATGCTCGCTGCCCTGTCGGCAGGCTCCTTCCTGTTTGCCGCCTTCCTCATCTCCCCACGGCTACCCGGCGGTGATAACGCCCGGCTGACTGGGGCCTCGTTGACCGTGGACGGACACCTCGCCTCCCGCACCGGGGCGGTCGCGGCGCTGTGCTTCGGGCTTGTCGCGTTGTTGATGATCCCGCTGGTGCTCTCGGATGTCTCCGGCACCCCCCTGGTCCAGACACTGGGCCCAGAGGCCCTGGCGGTGGCCCTCGAGCAGGTGGCCATGGCCCAGGTATGGCTGATCGTGGCCCTTATTGCCCTGGTTACCGGTGCTACGGGCCTCATGAGTAGATCGTGGATCACCCAACCACTGCTGCTGCTCGGGTCGATCCTCATGATCATCCCCCTGGGCCTGACGGGGCACTCCTCCTCGGGCGGTGACCATGACTTTGGCACCAACTCCTACCTGTGGCACCTGATCTTCCTGGTCCTGTGGGTCGGCGGACTCATGGCGCTGCTCGCTCATGGCCGCCGCCTGGGACCGGATCTGGACATCGCCCTGCGCCGCTACTCGGCGATCGCCCTGTTCTCGATCATCGTCATGGCGGTCTCCGGACTGGTCAACGCCAGCATCCGCATCGAGTTCTCCGACTGGTTCACCACCCGCTACGGCCTGATCATCGTGGCCAAGACCGTCGGCGTGATCATCCTCGGTATCTTCGGCTGGCTGCACCGGGCCTGGGTCGTCCCGAAGGTGCAAGCCGATCCCACCGACCGCCGCCTGTTCCACCAGGTTGCGATCGTCGAGGTACTCGTCATGGCGGCGGTCACCGGTATCGCCATCACCATGGGGCGTACCCCGCCGCCCCCACCGCGTGAGCCCAACCTCTCACAGATGGCCACCCAGCTCGGCTACGAGTTGTACGACAAACCCACCATCCTCAACGTGTGGGGCATGTGGCGCTTTGACCTGCTGTTTGGCACCCTCGCCCTGCTACTGGCTGCCGGCTACCTCCACGGCGTGTACCGGGCCCGCCGCACGGGGAAGAGCTGGGCGACGGGACGGACCATCTGGTGGCTCCTGGGATGTACGGCCCTGCTGGTGACGATGTCCTCCGGCATTGGCCTGAACATGGCCGCCACCTTCTCGGCACACATGGTCGGCCACATCATCTTGTCGCTGGTCGTACCCGTCCTCCTCGTCCTCGGCGCCCCGCTGACCCTACTGATGACCGCCTATGACTCCGGCCCGCCAGACAGGCCGGGCATCTACGACTGGGTGCGCGCCTTTACCCGCAGCCGGCTGGTGGGGATTATCACCCATCCGGTAGTCAATACCGTCCAGTTCCTGGTCTTTTTCTACGTGATGTACTTGCTCATCCCGCTTTATGAGCTGATGATCTCCGAGCATGCGGGACATTTGATCATGAACACCGTGCTCCTGGTCTCCGGCTGCTTCTACTTCTGGGGGATGCTCGGGCCCGACCCCATCCCGTATCGTCGTCCGGCTCCGGTCCGCCTGGGGTGGCTGGCCGCCTCCCTGCCGGTCCATCTGATCTTCGGCATCTACCTCCTTCAGCTCGACACCATCTTGGGCGAGGAGTTCTACCGCTCGCTGCTCCTGCCCTGGGAGCTGGACCTGCTGGCCGACCAGCACACCGCCGTTCTGTTCTGGGCCGCGGGCATGGTCCCGCTGGCTGTCGTCGCCTTCCTGCTCATCCGCCAGTGGCCGGGCGCCGGCGGGGACGCCAGGGGTAGTGAGGAAAAGACCACCACCGACACCGGTGAGAGATCGCTGGTCCACCACGACAGCCCAGGAACCGGCACGCCCTAG
- a CDS encoding M23 family metallopeptidase, translating to MRLKARRSAGGKHRKITTSQTKGRVALVAVAAGAVSSAGVGGAAAATLQAQPEDPASPGVAAVDVELAGTDTALSSTVAEAAPQVLAISEYKPAANVDGQLDKAVEYAAERAEAERLANAPSVVKPAEGTFTSGFGMRWGSLHAGLDIANVVGTPILAAMGGTVIDSGPASGFGQWIRIQHDDGSIAVYGHMETLDVSVGERVTAGQKIAGMGNRGFSTGSHLHFELYPTGSGAVDPAPWFAEHGITF from the coding sequence ATGCGCTTGAAGGCTCGGCGATCAGCCGGAGGAAAACACCGCAAGATCACCACCTCGCAGACCAAGGGCCGTGTGGCGCTGGTGGCCGTGGCCGCAGGCGCGGTTTCGTCGGCAGGTGTGGGCGGGGCCGCAGCAGCAACGCTGCAGGCCCAACCCGAGGATCCGGCTTCCCCGGGAGTCGCCGCCGTCGACGTGGAGCTGGCCGGCACTGACACCGCCCTGTCCTCGACTGTGGCGGAGGCGGCACCGCAGGTTCTCGCGATCTCGGAGTACAAGCCGGCCGCCAACGTCGACGGGCAGTTGGACAAGGCGGTTGAGTATGCTGCCGAACGGGCCGAGGCCGAACGTCTTGCCAATGCTCCGTCCGTGGTCAAGCCTGCCGAAGGCACCTTCACTTCCGGTTTCGGTATGCGCTGGGGCAGCCTCCACGCCGGCCTGGACATCGCCAACGTCGTGGGTACCCCGATTCTCGCGGCCATGGGCGGCACCGTGATCGACTCGGGCCCGGCCTCGGGTTTCGGTCAGTGGATCCGTATCCAGCACGACGACGGATCGATTGCCGTCTACGGCCATATGGAGACCCTCGACGTGAGCGTCGGCGAGCGCGTCACCGCCGGCCAGAAGATCGCCGGCATGGGCAACCGAGGTTTTTCCACCGGTTCCCACCTGCATTTTGAGCTCTACCCGACCGGTAGCGGTGCCGTGGACCCTGCCCCCTGGTTCGCCGAGCACGGCATCACCTTCTAA
- a CDS encoding ArsR/SmtB family transcription factor, producing the protein MSTATVTHTSALSRVGNALSDDTRTGILLALRNGPARPSELARQLDVSKQVMSNQLACLRGCGLVTSIPEGRNVWYSLADPRLGHVLGELLELVVTIDPTCCSPDGCTCS; encoded by the coding sequence ATGAGCACGGCGACCGTCACCCACACCTCGGCGTTGTCCCGGGTGGGTAATGCCCTGTCCGATGACACCCGGACCGGGATTCTGTTGGCCCTGCGTAACGGGCCGGCCCGACCGTCCGAGCTGGCCCGGCAGTTGGATGTCTCCAAACAGGTGATGTCGAATCAGTTGGCTTGCCTGCGAGGATGCGGACTGGTGACCTCCATCCCGGAGGGGCGCAACGTCTGGTATTCGCTGGCTGATCCCCGGCTGGGTCATGTCCTGGGCGAGTTGCTTGAGTTGGTGGTCACCATCGATCCGACCTGCTGCTCGCCGGACGGCTGCACCTGCTCATAA
- a CDS encoding DsbA family protein translates to MSTPTNRTTSPRPSGNWRKAQIIVWVVLAIVVIAGIVAFLIGRADSAPESAPEAVTSDAGQVVRDNSRVLSQAPNEKAVLVEFLDFECEACRAAYPFVEELREEYSDTVTFVNRYFPLPGHRNSMPAAVAVEAAAQQGQYEAMYHRMFETQPEWGESAEDNSEVFRGFAEDLGLDMAAYDAAVADPATEERVRLDVADGTALGVRGTPTFFLDGQPLVPDSLEQFRAEVDAAAAD, encoded by the coding sequence GTGAGCACCCCCACCAACCGCACCACCTCCCCCCGACCTTCCGGGAACTGGCGAAAAGCCCAGATAATTGTCTGGGTAGTGCTGGCTATCGTCGTGATCGCCGGGATCGTCGCCTTCCTCATCGGCCGGGCGGATTCCGCTCCGGAGTCCGCCCCGGAAGCTGTGACCAGTGATGCCGGCCAGGTGGTCCGGGACAACAGTCGGGTGCTGTCTCAGGCGCCGAATGAGAAGGCTGTGCTGGTGGAGTTCCTCGACTTTGAGTGCGAGGCCTGCCGGGCGGCGTACCCCTTTGTGGAGGAACTGCGGGAGGAGTACTCAGACACCGTCACTTTCGTTAACCGCTACTTCCCGTTGCCGGGCCACCGCAACTCCATGCCGGCTGCCGTGGCCGTCGAGGCCGCTGCCCAGCAGGGCCAGTACGAAGCGATGTACCACCGGATGTTTGAAACCCAGCCCGAGTGGGGCGAGTCCGCCGAGGATAACAGCGAGGTCTTCCGCGGCTTCGCTGAGGACCTGGGATTGGACATGGCCGCCTATGACGCCGCCGTCGCCGATCCGGCCACCGAGGAACGGGTCCGGCTCGATGTGGCTGACGGAACGGCCCTGGGTGTGCGCGGCACCCCGACCTTCTTCCTCGATGGCCAGCCCCTTGTCCCGGACTCCCTTGAGCAGTTCCGGGCCGAGGTCGACGCGGCCGCCGCCGACTAA
- a CDS encoding vitamin K epoxide reductase family protein, with the protein MTHSVTAQDENEVLVTETNDKTSLPAFVRDRPFALILLVTGVIGWVASGILVLERLALYEDAEHVTTCDLNALVSCGKVMGTWQSELFGFPNPLIGIVAFAVVITTAMAMLSGARLGDWYWAGLQAGVSVGLVLIIWLWYQALFVIHILCLYCMVVWAVMIPLFILLTVRNLARGLFPASPAVVRFSSQWAGTLIAVVYVAVAASVFVSFYSDFTGL; encoded by the coding sequence ATGACGCACTCAGTCACCGCCCAAGACGAAAATGAGGTTCTCGTGACCGAAACGAACGATAAGACCTCTCTACCAGCCTTCGTCCGGGACCGTCCTTTCGCCCTCATCCTGCTGGTCACCGGTGTGATCGGATGGGTGGCCTCCGGTATTCTGGTGCTCGAGCGCCTGGCCCTCTACGAGGACGCCGAGCACGTCACCACCTGCGACCTCAACGCCCTGGTCTCCTGCGGGAAGGTGATGGGCACCTGGCAGTCCGAACTGTTCGGCTTCCCCAACCCTTTGATCGGCATCGTCGCTTTCGCCGTGGTTATCACCACCGCGATGGCGATGCTGTCTGGGGCTCGGCTCGGCGACTGGTACTGGGCCGGCCTGCAGGCCGGGGTGAGCGTGGGCCTGGTGCTCATTATCTGGTTGTGGTACCAGGCCCTGTTCGTTATCCACATTCTGTGCCTGTACTGCATGGTGGTGTGGGCGGTGATGATCCCGTTGTTCATCCTGCTGACCGTGCGTAACCTCGCCCGTGGGCTCTTTCCCGCCTCCCCTGCCGTGGTGCGGTTTTCCTCCCAGTGGGCGGGCACCCTGATCGCCGTGGTCTACGTCGCCGTGGCTGCCTCGGTGTTTGTCAGCTTCTACTCCGATTTCACCGGCCTCTGA